The proteins below come from a single Nocardiopsis gilva YIM 90087 genomic window:
- a CDS encoding aldehyde dehydrogenase family protein, whose product MTAATSHAVIDPATEEVITTVDLASAEETDAAVNRAQAAFPAWRAMAPGDRARLLRALADTIDAHAEELAALEVRNAGHPIGQARWEAGNARDVFEYFAAAPERTTGRQIPVPGGWSVTFAEPLGVVGVIVPWNFPMPILAWGAAPALAAGNTVIVKPAELTPLTAMRIGELALEAGIPEGVLQVLPGAGPVSGERLVRHPDVAKIAFTGSTAVGKRIMAACADDVKRVTLELGGKSANIVFADADVEKAAAAAPGGVFDNAGQDCCARSRLLVQREVFDRFMELLEPAVTGVVVGDPRDPATEMGPLISAAQRTRVASYVPDGAPVAFRGKAPQGAGFWFPPTVLTPSGPDDRAFTEEIFGPVVSVLPFDDEADAVRIANDTAFGLAGSVWTRDVGRALRVARAVDAGNLSVNSHSAVRYWTPFGGFKQSGIGRELGPDALDAFTDTKTVFVSDDT is encoded by the coding sequence GCCGTGATCGATCCGGCCACCGAGGAGGTGATCACCACCGTCGACCTGGCCTCCGCGGAGGAGACCGACGCCGCCGTAAACCGCGCGCAGGCCGCCTTTCCGGCGTGGCGCGCCATGGCGCCCGGCGACCGGGCGCGGCTGCTGCGCGCGCTCGCCGACACGATCGACGCGCACGCCGAGGAGCTGGCGGCGCTGGAGGTGCGCAACGCCGGCCACCCCATCGGGCAGGCCCGCTGGGAGGCGGGCAACGCGCGCGACGTCTTCGAGTACTTCGCCGCCGCTCCCGAGCGCACCACCGGGCGGCAGATCCCGGTGCCCGGCGGCTGGAGCGTCACCTTCGCCGAACCGCTCGGCGTGGTGGGCGTGATCGTGCCGTGGAACTTCCCCATGCCGATCCTCGCCTGGGGCGCCGCCCCCGCGCTCGCGGCGGGCAACACCGTCATCGTCAAACCGGCGGAGCTGACCCCGCTCACCGCGATGCGCATCGGCGAGCTCGCCCTGGAGGCGGGGATTCCCGAGGGCGTGCTGCAGGTCCTGCCCGGGGCCGGTCCGGTGTCCGGGGAGCGCCTGGTGCGCCACCCCGACGTCGCCAAGATCGCGTTCACCGGCTCCACAGCCGTGGGCAAGCGCATCATGGCGGCCTGCGCGGACGACGTGAAGCGGGTGACGCTGGAGCTCGGCGGCAAGAGCGCCAACATCGTCTTCGCCGACGCCGATGTGGAGAAGGCCGCGGCGGCCGCACCGGGCGGGGTGTTCGACAACGCCGGGCAGGACTGCTGCGCCCGGTCCCGGCTGCTGGTGCAGCGCGAGGTGTTCGACCGGTTCATGGAGCTGCTCGAACCCGCGGTCACCGGGGTCGTGGTGGGCGACCCCCGCGACCCGGCCACCGAGATGGGGCCGCTGATCTCGGCGGCGCAGCGCACGCGGGTCGCCTCCTACGTGCCCGACGGCGCGCCCGTGGCGTTCCGCGGCAAGGCGCCGCAGGGGGCGGGGTTCTGGTTCCCGCCGACCGTCCTGACGCCGTCGGGGCCGGACGACCGGGCGTTCACCGAGGAGATCTTCGGGCCGGTGGTGTCGGTGCTGCCGTTCGACGACGAGGCCGACGCGGTCCGCATCGCCAACGACACCGCGTTCGGGCTGGCCGGGTCGGTCTGGACCCGCGACGTGGGCCGCGCGCTGCGGGTCGCGCGGGCGGTCGACGCCGGGAACCTGTCGGTCAACTCGCACTCCGCCGTCCGGTACTGGACCCCGTTCGGCGGGTTCAAGCAGTCGGGGATCGGCCGCGAGCTCGGCCCCGACGCACTCGACGCCTTCACCGACACCAAGACGGTGTTCGTCTCCGACGACACCTGA